A single window of Phaenicophaeus curvirostris isolate KB17595 chromosome 7, BPBGC_Pcur_1.0, whole genome shotgun sequence DNA harbors:
- the FAP gene encoding prolyl endopeptidase FAP: MKIRLKIIFGVVICLLFSLLLVCIILLPSRVANTDDGPRALTLEDYLNGNFQYKTFFPYWVSDNEYLHQSAEGDIILYNIEMNYPTTIMTNSTMNEVNASNYVLSSDKYFIALESNYSKLWRYSYTASYHIYDLMYGGFVTENQLPHKIQYISWSPVGHKLVYVYQNNIYLKQSPREEPIKLTSDGKQNEIFNGIPDWVYEEEMLATKYALWWSPSGRYLAYVQFNDSDIPVIEYSYFGEDQYPRKITIPYPKAGAKNPTVKVFIVDTSNPEAYGPKEVPVPAVIAHSDHYFTWLTWVTDSRICVQWLKRIQNFSVSAICDFKEYSNTWDCPEKQQHIEESQTGWTGGFFVSAPYFTSDSSSYYKIFSDKNGYKHIHYINGSVENAIQITSGEWEAIYIFRVTNDAIFYSSNEFEGYPGRRNIYKISIGSRPIRKQCITCNLRKERCQYYTARFSERSKYYALVCYGPGIPISTLFENHGDREIRVLEENRELQSALQEIKLPKEEINKLEVDGITLWYKMLLPPQFDRSKKYPLLIQVYGGPCSQNVKETFSISWITYLASKEGIIVALVDGRGTAYQGDKILHAVYRRLGVYEVEDQISAVKKFIEMGFIDEKRIAIWGWSYGGYVTSLALGSGSGVFKCGMAVAPVSSWEYYASIYTERFMGLPVESDNLDHYKNSTVMAKAKNFQNVEYLLIHGTADDNVHFQNSAQIAKALVNAQVDFQAMWYTDENHGIPGLSRKHLYTHMTHFLKRCFFLPE; this comes from the exons TTGCCAACACAGATGATGGTCCCAGAGCTCTTACGCTGGAGGATTATTTGAATGGAAATTTccaatataaaacattttttccatatTGGGTGTCAG atAATGAATATCTTCATCAGTCTGCAGAAGGTGATATTATTCTTTACAACATTGAAATGAACTACCCAACTACCATCATGACAAACAGCACAATG AATGAAGTTAATGCTTCGAATTATGTGTTGTCATCAGACAAATACTTCATAGCTCTGGAAAGCAATTATTCAaag TTGTGGAGATACTCTTACACAGCATCATACCATATTTATGATCTCATGTATGG TGGTTTTGTAACAGAAAATCAGCTTCCACATAAAATTCAGTATATATCCTGGTCACCCGTTGGACACAAATTG GTATATGTATATCAGaataatatatatttgaaaCAAAGTCCAAGAGAGGAACCAATTAAACTAACTAGTGatggaaaacagaatgaaatatttaatgggATTCCTGATTGGGTCTATGAAG aggAAATGCTAGCAACAAAGTATGCATTGTGGTGGTCTCCAAGTGGAAGATATTTAGCATATGTACAATTTAATGATTCTGACATACCAGTTATTGAATATTCATACTTTGGTGAGGACCAGTATCCCAGAAAAATAACTATCCCATACCCAAAG GCTGGGGCTAAAAATCCTACTGTTAAAGTGTTTATCGTTGATACTAGTAACCCTGAAGCATATGGTCCTAAGGAGGTGCCAGTTCCTGCAGTCATAGCACACAG tgaTCACTATTTTACTTGGCTTACTTGGGTAACAGATAGTCGCATCTGTGTGCAGTGGCTAAAGAGAATCCAGAATTTTTCAGTCTCAGCTATTTGTGACTTCAAAGAATATTCAAATACTTGGGACTGTCCAGAG aaacagcagcacatAGAAGAAAGTCAAACAGGATGGACAGGCGGA TTCTTTGTTTCTGCACCATATTTTACATCAGACAGCAGTTCATACTACAAAATTTTTAGTGACAAAAATGGTTATAAGCATATTCACTACATCAATGGCTCTGTG GAGAATGCCATCCAAATCACAAGTGGAGAATGGGAGGCAATATACATTTTCAGAGTAACAAATGATGCAAT TTTCTATTCAAGCAATGAATTTGAAGGCTATCCAGGAAGAAGGAATATTTACAA AATCAGTATTGGAAGTAGACCTATCAGAAAACAATGTATTACTTGCAATTTAAGGAAAGAGAGATGCCAGTATTATACAGCAAGGTTCAGTGAACGTTCTAAGTATTATGCCTTGGTCTGTTATG GTCCTGGGATTCCCATTTCTACTCTTTTTGAGAACCATGGTGATAGAG AGATCAGAGTATTGGAAGAAAATAGGGAATTACAGTCTGCTTTGCAAGAGATCAAACTGccgaaagaagaaattaataaactTGAAGTGGATGGTATAA CTTTGTGGTACAAAATGCTTCTACCTCCACAGTTTGATAGATCCAAGAAGTACCCTCTGCTTATTCAGGT GTATGGCGGACCTTGCAGTCAGAATGTAAAGGAAACATTTAGCATTAGCTGGATAACATATCTTGCAAGCAAAGAAGGAATTATTGTTGCTCTAGTGGATGGCAGAGGGACAGCTTATCAAGGTGACAAGATTTTGCATGCAGTATATCGAAGACTAGGGGTCTATGAAGTTGAGGACCAAATTTCAGCTGTGAA gaAATTTATAGAAATGGGATTTATTGATGAGAAACGAATAGCAATATGGGGCTGG TCTTATGGTGGGTACGTAACATCTTTGGCACTTGGATCTGGCAGTGGAGTATTTAAATGTGGAATGGCTGTGGCTCCTGTTTCCAGCTGGGAATATTACG CATCTATCTACACAGAACGATTTATGGGTCTTCCTGTAGAGTCCGATAATCTTGATCACTACAAG AATTCAACTGTGATGGCAAAAGCAAAGAACTTCCAAAACGTAGAGTATCTTCTCATCCATGGAACAGCAGATG ataaCGTGCATTTTCAGAACTCAGCACAAATCGCAAAAGCTCTGGTTAATGCACAGGTGGATTTCCAGGCAATg tggtATACTGATGAGAACCATGGCATTCCAGGCCTTTCCAGAAAACATCTCTACACACATATGACCCACTTCCTCAAacgttgtttttttttaccagaataA